From Cronobacter turicensis z3032, the proteins below share one genomic window:
- the ydcZ gene encoding Inner membrane protein ydcZ, whose amino-acid sequence MNSSLSLLFLTAAGAGLVVQNMLMVRITQSASTILIAMLLNSLVGIVLFCAILLLRNGTAGFSELIATVRWWTLLPGLLGSFFVFASINGYQHLGAATTIAVLVASQLIGGLLFDIARSSGLTLRMVAGPAAGAVLLVIGAWLVARRTF is encoded by the coding sequence ATGAATTCGTCGCTCAGCCTGCTGTTTCTGACCGCCGCCGGGGCGGGTCTGGTGGTGCAAAACATGCTGATGGTGCGCATCACGCAGTCGGCCTCCACCATTCTTATCGCCATGCTGCTCAATTCGCTGGTAGGGATTGTGCTGTTCTGCGCCATTCTCCTGCTGCGTAACGGCACGGCGGGCTTCAGCGAGCTTATCGCCACCGTGCGCTGGTGGACGTTGCTGCCAGGGCTGCTCGGGTCGTTTTTCGTCTTCGCGAGTATTAACGGCTATCAGCATCTCGGCGCGGCCACGACTATTGCGGTGCTGGTCGCAAGCCAGCTGATTGGCGGGTTGCTGTTCGATATTGCGCGCAGTAGCGGCCTGACGCTGCGGATGGTGGCAGGGCCGGCGGCGGGCGCGGTGCTGCTGGTGATTGGCGCCTGGCTGGTCGCCAGGCGCACGTTCTGA
- the dppA gene encoding Periplasmic dipeptide transport protein: MKTGKTLLGLLLSALLPASAIAANSDTLIYCSEASPESFNPQIASSGPSFVASSQVLYNRLVNFDPKTNTPVPSLATEWKVSPDGKTWTFTLRQGVKFNSNKFFKPTRDFNADDVIFSVMRQKDPNHPYHKVSQGNYEYFQDVGLDKLITEVKKLDDYHVQFTLSEPNAAFLADWGMDFASILSAEYADAMMKKGTPENVDNWPIGTGPYALQQYKVDSLIRYIANPNYWDGAVPTKHLIFSITPNVETRLAKLKTNECQIIPAPSPVQFEPIKADKNLTLHSVEALNVGYLAFNTEKKPFDNVLVRQALNYAVDKKSIINAVFMGSGTVAKSPIPPNMLGYDKDLKTYDYDPEKAKALLKQAGLEKGFEATLWSMPVQRPYNPNSRRIAEMIQSDWAKVGVKAKIVSYEWGEYLSGIRKGEHDTALYGWMSDNGDPDNFADVLLSCDSIQSGSNAARWCDKKYTDLIDQAKRVSAPEERAKRYVQAQEIFYQQAPWVPLANGRTFYATRSNVTGYSVSLMGSDFSKAKIN, translated from the coding sequence ATGAAGACAGGAAAAACATTGCTCGGGCTGCTGTTGAGCGCCCTGTTACCGGCAAGCGCGATCGCGGCGAACAGCGATACCCTGATTTACTGCTCCGAGGCGTCCCCGGAATCCTTCAACCCGCAAATCGCGAGTTCCGGCCCAAGCTTCGTGGCAAGCTCCCAGGTGCTTTATAACCGCCTGGTGAATTTCGATCCGAAAACCAATACGCCGGTGCCGTCGCTCGCCACCGAGTGGAAGGTCAGCCCGGACGGTAAAACCTGGACGTTCACGCTGCGTCAGGGCGTGAAATTCAACAGCAATAAATTCTTTAAACCGACGCGCGATTTCAACGCCGACGATGTGATTTTCTCGGTGATGCGCCAGAAAGACCCGAATCACCCGTACCACAAGGTGTCGCAGGGCAATTACGAATATTTCCAGGATGTGGGTCTCGATAAGCTCATCACTGAGGTGAAAAAGCTCGACGACTATCACGTCCAGTTCACCCTGAGCGAGCCAAACGCCGCGTTCCTGGCCGACTGGGGGATGGATTTCGCGTCTATTCTTTCAGCGGAATATGCTGATGCGATGATGAAAAAAGGCACGCCGGAGAACGTCGATAACTGGCCCATCGGCACCGGTCCGTATGCGCTGCAACAGTACAAAGTCGATTCGCTTATCCGCTACATCGCCAACCCGAACTACTGGGATGGCGCGGTGCCGACCAAACACCTGATCTTCTCGATTACCCCGAACGTCGAGACGCGCCTTGCGAAGCTGAAAACCAACGAGTGCCAGATTATCCCGGCGCCGAGCCCGGTGCAGTTTGAGCCGATCAAAGCCGATAAAAACCTGACGCTGCACAGCGTCGAGGCGCTGAACGTCGGTTATCTGGCGTTCAACACCGAGAAAAAACCGTTCGACAACGTGCTGGTGCGCCAGGCGCTGAACTACGCCGTCGATAAAAAATCGATCATCAATGCCGTGTTCATGGGCAGCGGCACGGTGGCGAAATCACCGATCCCGCCGAATATGCTCGGTTACGATAAAGACCTGAAAACCTACGATTACGATCCTGAAAAAGCGAAAGCGCTGCTCAAGCAGGCGGGGCTGGAGAAGGGCTTTGAAGCGACGCTGTGGTCGATGCCGGTGCAGCGCCCGTATAACCCGAATTCGCGCCGCATCGCCGAGATGATCCAGAGCGACTGGGCGAAAGTGGGCGTGAAGGCGAAAATCGTCAGCTACGAGTGGGGTGAATATCTCTCCGGCATCCGCAAGGGCGAGCATGATACCGCGCTGTATGGCTGGATGTCGGACAACGGCGATCCGGATAACTTCGCTGATGTCCTGCTGAGCTGCGACAGCATCCAGAGCGGCTCGAACGCGGCCCGCTGGTGCGATAAGAAATACACTGACCTTATCGATCAGGCCAAACGCGTCAGCGCGCCGGAAGAACGCGCGAAACGCTACGTACAGGCGCAGGAGATCTTCTACCAGCAGGCGCCGTGGGTGCCGCTGGCCAACGGCCGCACCTTCTACGCGACTCGCAGCAACGTCACGGGGTACAGCGTAAGCCTGATGGGCAGCGACTTCTCGAAAGCGAAAATCAACTAA
- a CDS encoding Gluconate 2-dehydrogenase cytochrome c subunit codes for MEPVCQLGDRPGLPRGERAARDGEGGRMKQITLLALSLWAAQAGAQEMSRGEYVARAGDCMACHTAADGAPLAGGLKFATPLGDIYSTNITPDTTHGIGNYSYDEFARAMREGIAKDGHHLYPAMPYPSYAKMSDDDLRALYDYLMNEVKPQATANRESDIPWPLSMRWPLGIWNRLFADDQPFTPRADKSAAWNRGAYLVQGPGHCGACHTPRGVGMQEKAFDERDEQFLAGEELNGWYAPSLRGLKMSEDDLAVLLRDGRSKHAALSGPMDEVVTNSTQYLSDDDNRAIAGYLLSLPGSEPVKRDAPKVAKAEMENGHQLYARYCATCHASNGEGAEYAVPALKDNLTVNADNPLTLLRVVLEGGKTAVTQGHLPYSMPGYGWALSDQDAADVTNYIRGSFGNHAAPVTPAQVKDAREQQHNE; via the coding sequence CTGGAGCCCGTATGCCAACTCGGCGATAGACCAGGGCTACCGCGCGGTGAAAGAGCTGCACGAGATGGCGAAGGAGGGCGCATGAAACAGATAACGTTACTAGCGTTAAGCCTGTGGGCGGCCCAGGCGGGCGCGCAGGAGATGTCGCGTGGGGAATATGTGGCGCGCGCGGGCGACTGCATGGCCTGCCATACGGCCGCGGACGGCGCGCCGCTGGCGGGCGGGCTGAAATTCGCCACGCCGCTCGGCGATATTTACTCCACCAACATTACGCCGGACACCACGCACGGTATCGGCAACTACAGCTACGATGAGTTTGCCCGCGCCATGCGTGAAGGCATCGCAAAGGATGGTCATCATCTCTACCCGGCGATGCCGTATCCGTCGTACGCGAAAATGAGCGATGACGATCTGCGCGCGCTCTATGACTATCTGATGAACGAGGTCAAACCGCAGGCCACCGCAAACCGCGAAAGCGACATTCCGTGGCCGCTTTCGATGCGCTGGCCGCTCGGCATCTGGAACCGCCTGTTTGCCGACGATCAGCCGTTTACGCCGCGCGCGGACAAAAGCGCCGCCTGGAACCGCGGCGCGTATCTGGTGCAGGGGCCGGGCCACTGCGGCGCGTGCCATACGCCGCGCGGCGTGGGGATGCAGGAGAAAGCCTTCGACGAGCGTGACGAGCAGTTCCTCGCAGGCGAGGAACTCAACGGCTGGTACGCGCCGTCGCTGCGCGGGCTGAAAATGTCCGAGGACGATCTCGCCGTGCTGCTGCGCGACGGGCGCAGCAAACACGCGGCGCTCAGCGGGCCGATGGATGAAGTGGTCACCAACAGCACGCAATACCTGAGCGATGACGATAACCGCGCCATCGCGGGCTATCTGTTAAGCCTGCCGGGCAGCGAGCCGGTGAAGCGTGATGCGCCGAAGGTGGCGAAAGCGGAAATGGAGAACGGGCATCAGCTCTATGCCCGCTACTGCGCCACCTGTCACGCCAGCAACGGCGAGGGAGCAGAATACGCCGTTCCGGCGCTGAAAGATAACCTGACGGTGAATGCCGATAACCCGCTGACGCTGCTGCGCGTGGTGCTGGAGGGCGGCAAAACCGCGGTGACGCAGGGCCATCTGCCGTACAGCATGCCGGGCTACGGCTGGGCGCTCAGCGATCAGGACGCGGCGGACGTCACTAACTACATTCGCGGCAGCTTCGGCAACCACGCCGCGCCCGTCACGCCAGCCCAGGTGAAAGACGCCCGCGAGCAACAGCATAACGAGTAA
- the pemB gene encoding Pectinesterase B: MLSDSEALRYTPENLFARGGWLHSPDGPWRPEGITPPPPGRAWVVDARRGPFRTVQQAVNAAFDGAQSRARVWIAVAPGVYRGVVYLPADAPPITIYGTGESPEQVRFELTLDARFTPQQYQAAVNACGEFQPGDPAWEHYQRIAASGASEIGTGASAVVWAQSDGFQLLNLSVVNTLLDSVDGQAHQAVALRTDGDRVQLERLRLISRQDTLWLNSRGAPQGEASHISRVRVKECYIEGDVDYVFGSASACFENVRFHTVSSRGAGEAFVLAPSTPHDLPFGFLVQQCRFTTDNGFGETLFAKLGRAWDHGARETGYRPGHTANGQALIRDSFTEAGFDAKAPWGAAATTGRPFAASRSALRDDVRYNRLVEYHNRQRVENRGKTPAQKRRRQG; the protein is encoded by the coding sequence GTGCTCAGCGATTCTGAAGCGTTACGCTATACCCCGGAAAATCTCTTCGCGCGGGGCGGCTGGCTACATTCGCCGGACGGCCCCTGGAGGCCTGAAGGCATAACCCCGCCGCCGCCCGGGCGCGCGTGGGTGGTCGATGCGCGGCGCGGACCGTTCCGTACCGTGCAGCAGGCGGTGAACGCCGCTTTTGATGGCGCACAGAGCAGGGCGCGCGTCTGGATTGCCGTTGCGCCCGGCGTCTATCGTGGCGTCGTGTATTTGCCAGCGGATGCGCCCCCCATCACCATTTACGGCACCGGCGAATCACCGGAACAGGTGCGCTTTGAGTTGACGCTGGATGCGCGTTTCACGCCGCAGCAGTATCAGGCAGCGGTCAATGCCTGCGGCGAGTTTCAGCCGGGCGATCCGGCATGGGAGCATTATCAACGTATCGCCGCGTCTGGCGCGTCTGAGATTGGCACCGGCGCGTCCGCGGTCGTATGGGCGCAGTCAGACGGCTTTCAGTTGCTGAACCTGAGCGTGGTCAACACCTTGCTGGATAGCGTTGACGGGCAGGCGCATCAGGCCGTGGCGCTGCGTACCGACGGCGACAGGGTGCAACTTGAGCGCCTGCGGCTTATCAGCCGTCAGGATACGCTCTGGCTTAACAGCCGTGGCGCGCCGCAGGGTGAGGCATCGCACATCAGCCGCGTGCGGGTGAAAGAGTGTTATATCGAAGGGGATGTCGATTATGTTTTTGGTTCGGCAAGCGCGTGCTTTGAAAACGTGCGCTTTCATACGGTCTCCTCACGTGGCGCGGGCGAAGCGTTCGTGCTGGCGCCTTCCACACCCCACGATCTTCCCTTCGGGTTCCTCGTTCAGCAGTGCCGCTTTACCACCGATAACGGTTTTGGCGAAACCTTATTCGCGAAGCTGGGGCGCGCATGGGATCACGGCGCGCGGGAAACAGGCTACCGGCCGGGCCATACCGCCAACGGGCAGGCGCTTATTCGCGATTCCTTCACAGAGGCGGGTTTTGACGCGAAAGCCCCCTGGGGCGCGGCGGCCACCACCGGGCGTCCGTTTGCGGCCAGCCGCAGCGCTCTGCGTGACGACGTGCGCTACAACCGCCTGGTGGAATACCACAACCGGCAAAGGGTGGAAAACCGGGGTAAAACGCCGGCGCAGAAGCGCCGGCGTCAGGGTTAA
- the yfjR gene encoding Uncharacterized oxidoreductase yfjR produces the protein MHIAFLGLGGMGQPMAQNLVKAGFTVTVWNRSPASAEALRASGAQVAASPKEIHGADILITILADDAATENVVVEQGALASLAPGALWINMATVSVAFTEAMDALTRQRNIGYLAAPVLGRVDVAAAGNLNILAAGEAQWLAKAQPIFDVLGQKTWTFGDSPAQAAAVKLAANFMLASAIETMGEASALVEAYDVGKGDFLGMMTSTLFAAPAYKNYGAMIAEDRYTPAGFTMKLGLKDVRLAQQAAESKNVPMGVAGVLRDNYLDALAHGDEQLDWAALATVSARRSGQKPKA, from the coding sequence ATGCATATTGCTTTTCTCGGTCTGGGCGGCATGGGCCAGCCGATGGCGCAAAATCTGGTTAAAGCGGGCTTTACGGTCACGGTCTGGAACCGCTCGCCTGCGTCTGCAGAGGCGCTGCGCGCGTCCGGCGCGCAGGTTGCGGCAAGCCCGAAAGAGATTCATGGCGCTGATATCTTAATCACTATTCTTGCCGACGACGCGGCCACCGAAAACGTGGTGGTGGAGCAGGGCGCGCTGGCGTCGCTCGCGCCGGGCGCGCTGTGGATTAATATGGCGACCGTTTCCGTGGCGTTTACTGAGGCAATGGACGCGCTGACGCGTCAGCGGAACATCGGCTATCTCGCCGCCCCGGTGCTTGGGCGTGTGGATGTCGCCGCGGCAGGCAATCTGAATATTCTCGCGGCGGGCGAGGCGCAATGGCTCGCGAAAGCGCAGCCGATTTTCGACGTGCTGGGCCAGAAAACCTGGACCTTTGGCGACAGCCCGGCGCAGGCCGCGGCGGTGAAGCTCGCGGCGAACTTTATGCTGGCGAGCGCGATCGAGACGATGGGCGAGGCGTCGGCGCTGGTGGAGGCTTATGACGTCGGCAAAGGCGATTTTCTCGGTATGATGACCAGCACGCTGTTTGCCGCGCCCGCGTATAAAAACTATGGCGCGATGATTGCCGAAGATCGCTACACGCCCGCCGGTTTCACCATGAAGCTGGGGCTCAAAGATGTGCGTCTCGCGCAGCAGGCCGCCGAGAGCAAAAACGTGCCGATGGGAGTAGCGGGCGTGCTGCGCGATAACTACCTTGACGCGCTGGCCCACGGCGATGAACAGCTCGACTGGGCGGCGCTGGCGACCGTCAGCGCGCGCCGCAGCGGGCAGAAACCGAAAGCGTAA
- the yncA gene encoding Uncharacterized N-acetyltransferase yncA: MFNDAVLHTAAIWSDSTVDTENRLAWFYQRGNAGYPVLVAVLGDTVVGYASFGDWRAFDGFRHTVEHSVYVHPDHHGKGIGKALMTRLIVEAQAIGKHVMVAGIESRNAGSIALHEKLGFTITAQMPQVGTKFGRWLDLTFMQLQLDNRNEPDAIG; the protein is encoded by the coding sequence ATTTTTAACGATGCGGTATTACATACCGCCGCCATCTGGAGCGATTCCACCGTCGACACGGAAAACCGCCTCGCCTGGTTTTATCAGCGCGGCAACGCCGGGTATCCGGTGCTGGTGGCGGTACTGGGCGACACCGTGGTGGGCTACGCCTCATTCGGCGACTGGCGCGCCTTTGACGGCTTTCGCCATACGGTTGAGCACTCGGTCTACGTGCATCCTGATCACCATGGCAAGGGCATCGGCAAGGCGCTGATGACGCGACTGATTGTCGAGGCGCAGGCCATCGGCAAGCATGTGATGGTGGCGGGGATTGAATCGCGCAACGCAGGCTCCATCGCGCTGCATGAAAAACTCGGGTTTACCATCACCGCGCAGATGCCGCAGGTGGGCACCAAATTTGGCCGCTGGCTGGATCTGACGTTTATGCAGCTTCAGCTCGACAATCGCAACGAGCCGGACGCCATCGGATGA
- the dmsA gene encoding Anaerobic dimethyl sulfoxide reductase chain A: MKPLTQKDGPGEGGLTRRDFLRATSALAAAPLFVQAGTANADEPEVQPQAAEKIVPTCSTFDCGGKCDIRAHVREGVVTRISTCPDNEVDPAMPLMRACVRGRGYRQFVYHPDRLKYPMKRVGKRGEGQFERISWDEATTLIADNLRRITAKYGPASRFMHTDTAVSGGAFSGDKMARRLLNMTGGYLESYHSVSMGNTAAATPYTYGTAASGSSLDTLSDTKLVILWGHNPNETIFGHTNHYFQQMKRNGTRFIVVDPRYSDTVASLADQWVPLLPTTDNALMDAMMFVIISENLHDSAFIARHVIGFDENTMPEGVPAGESLMAYLFGEKDGVKKTPEWAERITHVPAQTIRQLARDYATTRPAALIQGWGPQRHICGERTARGSTLLATITGNVGVKGGWAAGYGGIGNRLFCADPYSVPNPVTAKISIMNWVQACDDAAKVTPDNGLKDAETLSSNIKFIFNLAGNYLANQNPDINQTVKVLEDESKVEFIVVSDLFLTPSARYADLLLPETSFMERWNIGETWGTGNYLLLSQKLVEPEFERRSDYDWLRDVARKLGIEARFSEGRSEKEWIAHIWEKTREALADHDLPDFAGLCRNPHVYLKSPPYVAFEENIRDPDNHPFPTPSGKIELFSKRLWEMQHPEIPALSHYVPAQEGPQDTLRAKYPLQLITWKGKNRANSTQYANPWLQEVQRQQLWINPQDAQARGIQQGDSVRIYNDRGVVQIPAEVTPRVMPGVVAMQAGAWWQPDADGVDNGGCPNVLTSARITPLAKGNAHQTLLVEVTKHASV; encoded by the coding sequence ATGAAACCACTAACCCAAAAGGACGGGCCGGGCGAGGGCGGGCTGACGCGCCGCGACTTTCTGCGCGCCACATCGGCGCTGGCGGCCGCGCCGCTTTTTGTCCAGGCAGGCACGGCTAACGCTGATGAGCCTGAAGTACAGCCGCAGGCGGCGGAGAAAATCGTGCCGACATGCAGCACCTTTGACTGCGGCGGCAAATGCGATATCCGCGCGCACGTCAGAGAGGGCGTGGTGACGCGCATCTCCACGTGTCCGGATAACGAGGTTGACCCGGCCATGCCGCTGATGCGCGCCTGCGTGCGCGGGCGCGGCTACCGGCAGTTTGTCTATCACCCCGACCGGCTGAAATACCCGATGAAGCGCGTCGGCAAACGCGGCGAAGGCCAGTTCGAGCGCATCAGCTGGGATGAGGCGACGACGCTGATTGCCGATAACCTGCGGCGCATTACCGCGAAATATGGCCCGGCGTCGCGCTTTATGCACACCGACACGGCGGTGTCCGGCGGCGCGTTTTCCGGCGACAAAATGGCGCGTCGCTTGCTGAATATGACTGGCGGCTATCTGGAGTCATACCATTCCGTCAGCATGGGCAACACCGCCGCGGCCACGCCTTACACCTACGGCACCGCCGCCAGCGGCAGCTCGCTCGATACGCTCTCAGACACAAAACTTGTGATCCTCTGGGGCCATAATCCGAACGAAACCATCTTCGGCCACACCAATCACTATTTTCAGCAGATGAAGCGCAACGGCACCCGGTTTATCGTGGTTGACCCGCGCTACTCCGACACCGTGGCGTCGCTCGCCGACCAGTGGGTGCCGCTGCTGCCCACCACCGACAACGCGCTGATGGACGCGATGATGTTCGTCATCATCAGCGAAAACCTGCATGACAGCGCGTTTATCGCGCGCCACGTCATCGGCTTTGATGAAAATACGATGCCGGAAGGCGTACCGGCGGGCGAATCGCTGATGGCGTACCTCTTCGGCGAGAAAGATGGCGTGAAAAAAACGCCGGAGTGGGCGGAGCGCATTACCCATGTGCCCGCGCAGACCATTCGCCAGCTGGCGCGCGACTACGCCACCACCAGACCGGCGGCGCTGATTCAGGGCTGGGGGCCGCAACGCCATATCTGCGGCGAGCGCACCGCGCGCGGCTCCACGCTGCTTGCCACGATCACTGGCAACGTCGGCGTTAAAGGCGGCTGGGCGGCAGGCTACGGCGGCATCGGCAACCGGCTTTTTTGCGCCGATCCGTACAGCGTGCCGAACCCGGTGACGGCGAAAATCTCCATCATGAACTGGGTGCAGGCCTGCGATGACGCGGCGAAAGTGACGCCGGATAACGGTCTGAAAGACGCTGAAACGCTCAGCAGCAACATCAAATTCATCTTTAATCTCGCGGGCAACTATCTGGCGAACCAGAACCCGGATATCAATCAGACCGTGAAAGTGCTGGAAGATGAAAGCAAGGTCGAGTTTATCGTAGTGAGCGATCTCTTCCTCACGCCCAGCGCCCGCTATGCCGACCTGCTGCTGCCGGAAACCAGCTTTATGGAGCGCTGGAACATCGGCGAAACCTGGGGCACCGGCAACTATCTGCTGCTGTCGCAAAAGCTGGTGGAGCCGGAGTTTGAACGCCGCTCGGACTACGACTGGCTGCGCGACGTCGCGCGCAAGCTCGGCATTGAGGCGCGCTTTAGCGAAGGGCGCAGCGAAAAAGAGTGGATAGCGCATATCTGGGAGAAAACCCGCGAGGCGCTGGCAGACCACGACCTGCCGGATTTCGCCGGGCTGTGCCGCAATCCGCACGTCTACCTGAAATCGCCGCCGTATGTCGCGTTTGAAGAGAACATCCGCGACCCGGACAACCATCCGTTCCCGACGCCCTCCGGCAAAATCGAACTCTTCTCAAAGCGGCTCTGGGAGATGCAACACCCGGAGATCCCGGCGCTGTCCCACTATGTTCCCGCACAGGAAGGGCCGCAGGATACGCTGCGCGCGAAATACCCGTTACAGCTCATTACCTGGAAGGGAAAAAACCGCGCCAACTCCACGCAATACGCGAACCCGTGGCTACAGGAAGTGCAGCGCCAGCAGCTCTGGATAAACCCCCAGGACGCGCAGGCGCGCGGCATTCAACAGGGGGATAGTGTGCGTATTTATAACGATCGCGGCGTGGTGCAAATTCCCGCGGAAGTGACGCCGCGCGTTATGCCCGGCGTAGTGGCGATGCAGGCGGGCGCCTGGTGGCAACCGGACGCTGACGGCGTCGACAACGGCGGCTGCCCGAACGTGCTGACCAGCGCGCGCATCACCCCGCTTGCCAAAGGCAATGCCCATCAAACCCTGCTGGTTGAGGTAACCAAACATGCATCAGTTTAA
- a CDS encoding Putative NADP-dependent oxidoreductase yncB has translation MTQPSSRNRRWVLASRPHGKPVAENFRLEEDTIAEPGEGQVLVRTVYLSLDPYMRGRMSDEPSYSAPVQIDEVMVGGTVGVVEKSLHPDFNPGDWVVGYSGWQDYCICDPKQLTPLGKSPEHPSWFLGVLGMPGFTAYMGLLDIGAPKAGETLVVAAATGPVGASVGQIGKIKGCRVVGVAGGEEKCRYAVEHLGFDECIDHRAPDFAEKLAAACPQGIDVYYENVGGKVFDAVMPLLNTGARVPLCGLVSGYNATDLPPGPDRLPLLMGTLLKKRIRMQGFIINQDYGHRIEEFQREMGQWVSEGRIHYREHIVDGLENAPEAFIGLLEGKNFGKLVIRVGQDEA, from the coding sequence ATGACCCAACCATCGTCCCGTAATCGCCGCTGGGTGCTGGCCTCCCGTCCGCATGGCAAACCCGTGGCGGAGAACTTCCGTCTGGAAGAAGATACCATCGCCGAACCAGGCGAAGGTCAGGTGCTGGTGCGCACCGTCTATCTGTCGCTCGATCCGTATATGCGCGGTCGCATGAGCGATGAGCCGTCTTATTCTGCCCCGGTGCAGATTGACGAAGTCATGGTCGGCGGCACCGTCGGCGTGGTGGAGAAATCGCTTCACCCCGATTTCAACCCCGGCGACTGGGTGGTCGGTTATAGCGGCTGGCAGGATTACTGCATCTGCGATCCGAAACAACTGACGCCGCTTGGGAAATCGCCTGAGCATCCGTCGTGGTTCCTCGGCGTGCTGGGGATGCCCGGCTTCACCGCCTATATGGGCCTGCTGGATATCGGCGCGCCGAAAGCGGGCGAAACGCTGGTGGTCGCCGCCGCGACGGGCCCGGTGGGCGCAAGCGTCGGGCAGATCGGCAAAATCAAAGGCTGTCGCGTCGTCGGCGTGGCGGGCGGCGAAGAGAAATGTCGTTACGCGGTGGAGCATCTTGGCTTTGACGAGTGTATCGACCACCGCGCGCCGGATTTTGCTGAGAAACTTGCCGCCGCCTGCCCGCAGGGCATTGATGTTTACTATGAAAACGTCGGCGGTAAAGTTTTCGACGCCGTGATGCCGCTGCTTAATACCGGCGCGCGCGTGCCGCTGTGCGGGCTGGTTTCCGGCTATAACGCCACCGACCTGCCGCCTGGCCCGGATCGTCTGCCGCTCCTGATGGGCACGCTTTTGAAAAAACGCATCCGGATGCAGGGCTTTATCATCAACCAGGATTATGGCCACCGCATCGAAGAGTTCCAGCGCGAAATGGGCCAGTGGGTTTCTGAAGGGCGAATTCACTACCGCGAGCACATTGTGGATGGTCTTGAGAACGCGCCGGAGGCGTTTATCGGCCTGCTGGAAGGGAAAAACTTCGGCAAGCTGGTGATCCGCGTCGGCCAGGACGAAGCATAA
- the ydcY gene encoding Uncharacterized protein ydcY: protein MTHRDEMQRRVDAVIEQHVIAPMNELLIALSDDAQLGREERYDLQQQLRNAIAHHGRQHKEDREREAAERLAELTRGGKIL, encoded by the coding sequence ATGACACATCGTGATGAAATGCAGCGCCGCGTTGACGCGGTGATTGAACAACATGTTATTGCTCCTATGAATGAGCTGCTGATTGCGCTCAGCGATGACGCGCAACTAGGCCGCGAGGAGCGTTACGACCTGCAACAGCAACTGCGCAACGCGATCGCCCATCATGGTCGTCAGCACAAAGAAGACCGCGAGCGCGAGGCGGCGGAGCGCCTGGCCGAGCTGACCCGCGGCGGCAAAATTTTATAA
- the dmsB gene encoding Anaerobic dimethyl sulfoxide reductase chain B, with protein sequence MHQFKDYPPVSREQLGFFIDSSRCSGCKACQVACKDKNNLDVGRRFRRVYEVHGGGFTPTGAGGLLHNVFAYTLSISCNHCADPICTRNCPTTAMHKREGDGIVRVNTDKCVGCGYCAWSCPYGAPQRNTQTGQMSKCDFCIDRLAQGEPPVCVATCPLGAIQFGPISALRERFGALCDVKGLPPSSITKPNLVIKPHQGAQQEEQHDA encoded by the coding sequence ATGCATCAGTTTAAGGATTATCCCCCGGTCAGCCGGGAGCAACTGGGCTTTTTTATCGATTCATCTCGCTGTTCGGGCTGCAAAGCCTGCCAGGTGGCGTGTAAAGACAAAAACAATCTCGACGTGGGGCGTCGTTTTCGCCGCGTCTATGAAGTTCACGGCGGCGGCTTCACGCCGACGGGCGCGGGCGGGCTTCTCCATAACGTTTTTGCTTACACCTTGTCGATTTCGTGCAATCACTGCGCCGACCCCATCTGCACGCGCAACTGCCCGACCACGGCGATGCACAAACGCGAGGGCGACGGAATTGTGCGGGTGAATACCGATAAGTGCGTCGGCTGCGGCTACTGCGCCTGGTCGTGTCCTTACGGCGCGCCGCAGCGCAATACGCAAACCGGGCAGATGTCGAAATGCGATTTCTGCATCGATCGGCTGGCGCAGGGCGAACCGCCGGTGTGCGTTGCGACCTGTCCCCTCGGCGCCATTCAGTTCGGGCCGATTAGCGCGCTGCGCGAACGCTTCGGCGCGCTCTGTGACGTAAAAGGGCTGCCGCCGTCATCCATTACAAAGCCGAATCTGGTTATCAAGCCGCATCAGGGCGCACAGCAGGAGGAACAACATGATGCATGA